Proteins encoded within one genomic window of Arachis ipaensis cultivar K30076 chromosome B08, Araip1.1, whole genome shotgun sequence:
- the LOC107613263 gene encoding BTB/POZ domain-containing protein At1g04390 isoform X3: MKPINSRSISVQIQTLHQRLLRAYNLGTRYFDEKTNTWKWQCANIEVQKNVLRSINAFLDSISGDARATRHTIVKESVSDVLGALLCILEGKSGPLLSMASNVAVKLVSILPNSLLQSRIVELVCCLSSLISSHQVEVAIDCANALNLVVSNLSATSERTVMEALKDTGIATHIVGNIKDFAGGAKKIEYFEQMGSLLSTILWRWPQSRFPVLSDVKLMKALADMHMVTDSSIKLVLLKMYTSLALCDFVAKKLIEDGVFVEMVVQAMEKSNPQVVRIEGFKLARCLLRCQENFIRMRNLCGDALVNAIICGMRETGLSSKKGGINHGSLLLEACQLGLITRWDGDHHIRFWEHGIDRVLLNLVLENIQDKPSEHVLSLEEQISTANKGLKSNYHLGLRSYLWDILGCLMIHCGENFNPYTYGSELHINTLITCACLTFVDTIQKWCRICQNDDDSFQSEPVSRAVLMMIYSPCNHISSHARLVLSDRMKVIGIPCLKSLIHTLDYTSSLASFGSSDKLQLVINLIGLNSLSSLPEYQKCIIESKAMKAVVLIVKRCLSNDIHMERPSMAPHLLTSFHERSCCCIDKEDWEGSNVLHFYGLWALSSFVHQCSLLQDHTQKFTTAVTYIKAQLLNKLHETCSSTCLSPGVRWYASYILSYFGCYGFPNELAKWIGKSLNQEEYADLRLIVANGASVNVNGVILAVRCPSLLPREILTSSKNCKEGTDKYGETMREVRLSAHVDYEALVLLLEYVYFGCLQAEEDMVKKLKILAKRCNLQPFLQLLYRQCPEWGTPFPSLNLTSALNSVGSCFSYGMSY, translated from the exons ATGAAACCAATCAACAGTCGTTCCATCAGTGTGCAAATCCAAACCCTCCATCAACGTCTCCTTCGTGCCTATAACCTCGGAACCAG ATATTTTGATGAGAAGACAAATACTTGGAAGTGGCAATGCGCTAACATTGAAGTGCAGAAGAATGTTCTTCGGTCAATTAATGCATTTCTTGATTCTATCTCAGGAGATGCACGTGCCACGCGTCATACTATTGTAAAG GAATCTGTATCTGATGTTTTGGGAGCATTATTATGTATTCTTGAAGGCAAAAGTGGTCCCTTATTAAGCATGGCATCAAATGTTGCAGTGAAGTTAGTTAGTATTTTGCCGAATTCACTATTGCAATCTCGTATAGTGGAACTTGTCTGTTGCCTATCATCCTTAATCTCTTCGCACCAAGTAGAGGTTGCAATAGATTGTGCTAATGCCTTGAATTTGGTGGTCTCTAATTTGAGTGCTACAAGTGAGAGGACAGTTATGGAAGCCCTCAAAGACACAGGGATTGCCACTCATATTGTTGGAAATATAAAAGACTTTGCTGGTGGTGCAAAAAAAATTGAGTATTTTGAACAGATGGGTTCACTATTGAGCACAATCCTGTGGCGGTGGCCTCAATCTAGGTTCCCTGTTTTGAGTGATGTTAAACTTATGAAAGCTTTAGCAGACATGCACATGGTGACAGATAGTTCTATTAAACTTGTACTTTTAAAGATGTACACATCTTTAG CTTTATGCGATTTTGTAGCCAAAAAACTTATAGAAGATGGAGTATTTGTAGAGATGGTTGTGCAGGCCATGGAAAAATCAAACCCTCAGGTTGTTCGAATAGAGGGGTTTAAGCTCGCTCGATGTCTATtg AGATGCCAAGAGAATTTCATACGTATGAGGAATTTGTGTGGTGATGCACTTGTCAATGCCATAATTTGTGGGATGAGGGAAACAGGATTGAGTTCCAAAAAGGGAGGGATCAACCATGGTTCCTTATTATTGGAAGCATGTCAATTGGGTCTAATTACCCGTTGGGATGGTGATCATCATATCAGGTTTTGGGAACATGGTATTGATAGAGTCCTCCTTAATCTTGTACTAGAAAATATTCAAGATAAGCCATCTGAGCATGTCTTGTCTTTGGAAGAACAGATATCCACAGCAAACAAGGGTTTAAAATCTAATTATCATCTTGGTCTGAGGAGTTATCTGTGGGACATTCTTGGGTGCCTTATGATACATTGTGGAGAAAATTTCAACCCTTATACCTATGGAAGTGAGCTCCACATCAACACACTAATTACATGTGCATG TCTGACTTTTGTTGACACAATTCAAAAATGGTGCCGAATATGTCAAAATGATGATGATAGTTTCCAAAGTGAACCAGTATCAAGGGCTGTATTAATGATGATTTATTCTCCATGTAATCACATTTCTTCACATGCAAGGCTTGTATTATCTGATAGAATGAAAGTAATAGGTATTCCGTGCTTGAAAAGCTTAATACATACTCTAGATTACACATCGTCCCTGGCAAGCTTTGGGTCATCCGATAAACTTCAACTTGTTATTAACTTGATTGGGTTAAATTCTCTTTCAAGTTTACCTGAATATCAAAAATGTATCATCGAAAGCAAAGCAATGAAAGCAGTTGTTCTTATTGTCAAACGATGTTTAAGTAATGACATTCATATGGAAAGGCCTAGCATGGCTCCTCATTTGCTTACATCATTTCATGAAAGGTCATGTTGCTGCATTGATAAAGAAGATTGGGAAGGTTCCAATGTGCTCCATTTTTATGGTTTGTGGGCCTTGTCTTCATTTGTTCATCAGTGTAGCCTTTTACAAGATCATACTCAGAAATTCACCACAGCAGTGACATACATTAAAGCTCAATTACTCAACAAGCTTCATGAGACTTGTAGTAGCACCTGTTTAAGTCCTGGAGTGAGATGGTATGCTTCATATATTCTAAGCTATTTTGGATGTTATGGTTTCCCTAATGAATTAGCAAAATGGATTGGGAAATCCCTTAATCAGGAAGAATATGCGGATTTGCGACTCATTGTGGCAAATGGGGCTTCTGTCAATGTTAATGGTGTTATTCTTGCTGTCAGATGTCCATCGCTTCTGCCTCGTGAAATCTTGACTAGTAGCAAGAATTGTAAAGAGGGAACAGATAAATATGGAGAGACTATGAGAGAGGTTCGTTTATCTGCTCACGTTGATTATGAAGCATTGGTGCTGTTGTTGGAATATGTTTACTTCGGATGCTTGCAGGCAGAGGAAGATATGGTAAAAAAGTTGAAAATTCTTGCTAAACGCTGCAATCTGCAGCCCTTTCTGCAACTACTCTATAGACAATGTCCTGAGTGGGGCACACCTTTCCCCAGCTTGAATCTTACTTCAGCTCTCAATTCTGTTGGAAGTTGTTTTTCGTATG GGATGTCATATTAG